The sequence below is a genomic window from Diabrotica undecimpunctata isolate CICGRU unplaced genomic scaffold, icDiaUnde3 ctg00003011.1, whole genome shotgun sequence.
ttaatgttagattttttaagtgtccaagcttcaactccatacaaaaggggaaaagaaaatataatatcgaagcattcttattcggagcgatatattgatatcgcgattacaaaaaagttttctcattctattaaaacttgaccgtgcaatttcaatgcggcattttatttcctttgtctgattagtatcttctgtgatccatgctccaaggtatttgttcaatttctgtattatctactactagcttaactttgatgttttgtgcttttgtaaatatcatgaacttggttttcttcaaatttatttttaatccataatcgttgcaatatatattaagctgttcagcaaggtgttgcagttcttctagtgttcctgccagaaggacggtgtcgtcagcatatcttatgttattaagtggctcaccgtttattataaggccctcactgacttcggcaagcgctaattctgagatggcttcactatataaattgaataacaagggtgataaaatataCCCTTGGCagaccccacggcgaatctggatatcctgggttagttcattttcaactttcacttttgctttttggttccaatagaggttacatatgattcgaatgtctctactgtctatgtttttatttaataaaatttctttaagccgattatgctgcactctgtcaaatgccttctcaaaatcaatgaaacaggcatatactttctgatttatatctaagcatctctgcgaaagaacacttactgcaaacagtgcatctcgtgttcccagtcctttcctaaatcccatttgtgtattacttatgcctttatctaatttcttatgtattctattgtgaattacttttaaaaacaatttcaatacatgactcattaaggctatggtgcgatgttcattgcactcctttgcattggcttttttgggtagcagtatgaatgttgattggagccattctttaggtattatacctgttctatgTATGGTATTGAATGTGTAATGTATTCCTCTTTAGGACTGTTGGacataacataaagctacttacgataggttttattaatttattaagctttataagaaTTGTATAACTTAACCTTAATTCAGTTCACATGTAGTCCATGACCTAAATCTATTGTCATGTGTGGTTGTCATGTCACTGCTGTCACTTAAGGTTCCGTttgccaagtgcaacgttgccaagtatatccgtacatgaaaaccatacataacacgtcccctttaataaaaacaaaataaacaaaaattaattcacATAATACATCATAAGtacataaataacaataattcacaAATATATCAATAGGTAAATCTATCAGGAGGGCGAATGACTCTACCACTTCTGGAGGTTTTCAAACCAGGTGAAGTACTGCTGTATGATGTAGAAGGTACATTAATGTCATTGATGGGTGATGTTCTATTAGATGTTGAAGGTACATCAATATCTTTGATAGTGTTATTTGTTTTACAGTCCCTTGTATCATCAGGTACATCAGGACAAAGAACTGCTCTCATATTTCCCATACTTGTCCTTCCAGTAGTCACAATATCATTTTCATGACTAGTTTTCACATATGCTTGCTCACAATTTGCATTTGCATGTTGCTGTGCTTCTGACCGTACAGGTCTAAGATAGTGTCTATTACGTCTATAAGCAGTATCATTTACTTTAACCATGTAATCCCTTGATCCTTTCTTTGCCATAACCACTCCAGGGTtccatttccttttcttttcttgAAGTAAAATTTGTTGTCCTGATTTTAATTCTGGTAACCTATTTGTTCCTTTGTCATAatagtgtttttgttttctttgattttctctcaattgtgtaaaatatcttttattagaaTGTCTGGGCTTTAGAAATTCCATACTGACTGGTAAGTTGGTTCTGAAATTTCTTCCAGTTAGCAACACACAAGGAGCAggtaaattttgttttggagttgTATTATAATCTAATACAGCTAGAAATGGATCTTTCTTAGTTTGTACagattttaaaaacaagttttttattgtttgtattgttCTTTCCACCATGCCATTGCTACGAGGATATTGTGGACTTGATGTTGTTACTTCAATATTATATAtacggacaaaatttaaaaattcatgagAGCTGAATGGAGGACCattatcagaaaatatttcacaaggcAGTCCATTAATagcaaacaaattttttaattgtgttacAACACTGCTAGCCGTTTTGTTCATTAGTTTATTAACAATTGCAAACTTCGAAAAATAATCAACCACAACTAAAAAATCTTGTGAGGCTACTGTCATGAAATCAATACCAATTTTTTGCCAAGGTATTTCAGGTACATCATGTGATTTTAATGGCTCCCTATTGTTGCTCTTATAGCTCATTTGACAAGTCAGACAGTTCAGAACAATGTTTTCTATATCCTTCATCAATCCCGGATAATAAATTGCTTCTTGAGCCTTCTTCTTACATGATACTACACCCTGATGAGACTGATGTATAACATCAAGAAATTCACCCTTCAATTTTTCAggaataattaacctttttttataaaataatacattctttaataaatatatatcatgTCTGTCAGACCAGAATTTTTTCACCTCAGAAGGTACAGAGCTTTTATGCTCAGGCCACCcatttaaaacataatatttaactttttgtaaagatGGGTCAGTATCAATTGCATTTTGcaatcttttttcattttcttttgatgttgctacaatagaatacacttttaaattattttcatcatctataaaattagtatttatggttttattcaaAGGATCTCTACTTAAATTGTCAGGAACTTTGAGATTTTTACCAGGAACATATTTGAGTGAAAATTTATATCTCATTAATTGCATTGCCAGTCTTTGGATCCTAGGTGACATTTCATCTAAAGGTTTTTTTAACAAACCTAAAAGAGGTCTGTGGTCTGTCTCTATTTCAAAATCTATGCCATAAAGATAGAATGAAAATCTTTCACATACATACACTATACCAAGAAGCTCCTTTTCAATGTGGTTATACCTCCTTTGGGTTGGAGTTAATGACACTGATGCAAATTCAATTGGAAACCCATCTTGCGAGACCATGGCCCCCAAACCATATGGGCTGGCATCAACAGAGAGTATGGTCTTTTTGTCAGGGTTAAAATAATGCAAAGTAGTGGCTGACGCCACAAGATTCTTTAGTTTATCAAAACATGCCTGTTCATTATGTCCCCAATGCCACTCATTTTTACTAGAAAGTAAACATCTTAGAGGACTAGTGTGTTCTGACAGGTTTGGTATAAATTTTGCAAGATATACTATGGTTCCCAAAAAAcgttgtaattcttttttattacttggtggTGTCATTTTTGTAATAGCTTCTGTTTTATCATGATCAGGTGAAATGCCAATATTACTAATCTGATGATCTAAAAATTTCACTTTTGTTTGACAAAATTTAGATTTTCCTAAATTCAAAGTTAAGCCactctgtttaattttttctaaaacacatttcaaatttttgtcatgttcatttttagaacatccaaaaaccaaaatatcatcaaaatatgTTATTGTTCCTGATATACTATCTAAAAGTTCagacatatatttttgaaaaatttcaggtGCACAGGTAAGGCCATATGGTAATCTCAGATATCTATAACGACCAAAAGGTGTAGTAAAAGTACATAAAAGTGAACTTTCATAATTCAAAGGCAACTGAAGAAAAGCAGATGACGCATCTAATAATGTGAAATAATTAGCCCCTGAAAGCTTAGCAAATAAAGTATCTTGAGTAGGAATTGGAAACCTTtctcttttaacatatttatttagataCACAGGATCCATACATATTCTAATATCAGATCCCTTATTTTTCGGAACAACTACAATAGGATTTTGCCATTCTGTGGGTTCACTAACTGGTACAATAAGGTTTTTACGTACCATATCATCAAGTTTATCTTTAACTTGGCTCCTTATAGCCAGTGGAATTTTTCGTGTCCCACTTATGAATGGCACTGCATCACTAgataaagttttattaaaatacctGTTGACCTTTCCTACACCTGAAAAAATGCTCTTATAACTATTTATAATATGATTTGTTTCATTATTATCTATCATACTAACACTAggctgatcacaaacaatttgaAAGTCTCTTGCTGCCTTTAGGCCTAATAGAGATTTTTGTTTATCATTATCTAAAATATAGAACAGacaatctttaaatattttcttgaaagagcaaggtatataaattttaccaacaacATTAATAACATGTCCAGTATAGCTAGATAATGAACTATTAGTATTTTCAAGCATTttataatcaatatttaaatttttaaaatcactacTGTTCAATATATTGACTTCACTTCCAGTATCAACTTTTAAAATACTCTCTTTACCATTAATAATGATTTTTTGGAACCATTCTGAAGAGTTCGGATTAATTTCATTAACAGTCCACACTAGTACCTGTTCATCAGTTAAATCAGTGTCAGAATTGCTACAACTACTATCGTTATCATTGATTTCATGGACTTTGTTGTTATTATCAGGACAAAATTTACGGTAGTGTCCTTTTTTGTTACACAAAGAACAATATCTGAAAAATGCAGGACACTTACCCCTAATATGCTGAAGTCCACATTTATAACACTGAATATAATGGTTACCTGTATTTTTGTCAGTAACTTTATGGCTTGTAGACTGCTCCTTTTCATACTTTGAACCATACCTTGACTGTCCTGTAGATCCAGGtctgttttcttcatttcttttcttcacAACACTAACACTTTcactttctttggatatttcacgtTGAGTAACAGCACTATTTTCCATAGCCCTACAGATGTCTATAGCTTGTGCTAGTTTTAAATCAGCacattgtaataatttttcttgaattcgtAGATCATGTGTACCCAAAACAATCctgtccaaaattaaagtatcctTTTCTTTAAACTCACATGTTGATGCTAATTGTTTCAAGGCAGTTACAAACTGATCGATActttcattttgtaattgatctcttttaaagaatttaaaatgttCATAAATTAAATTCTTAAGAGGGCTGCAGTATGTATCAAACTTACACAAAACAACATTGTACTTCTGATCATCTCCAACATTTTCATACTCGAAGGTATTGAATATCTTTAGCCCTTCATCTCCCAGCTGATTTAGGAGAATAGCGATTTTTATGTGGTCTGGTTTTTCACTTTTGCCGGAGGCTGTTAAAAATAACTGGAACTTTTGCTTCCAAAATTTCCACTCGTGAGAAATATTATTTCCTTGGAAACTAAACGGTTCTAAGCCTTTACAAGTATCTGTCATACTGATTCGAGCACAGTATAGCT
It includes:
- the LOC140432141 gene encoding uncharacterized protein encodes the protein MTDTCKGLEPFSFQGNNISHEWKFWKQKFQLFLTASGKSEKPDHIKIAILLNQLGDEGLKIFNTFEYENVGDDQKYNVVLCKFDTYCSPLKNLIYEHFKFFKRDQLQNESIDQFVTALKQLASTCEFKEKDTLILDRIVLGTHDLRIQEKLLQCADLKLAQAIDICRAMENSAVTQREISKESESVSVVKKRNEENRPGSTGQSRYGSKYEKEQSTSHKVTDKNTGNHYIQCYKCGLQHIRGKCPAFFRYCSLCNKKGHYRKFCPDNNNKVHEINDNDSSCSNSDTDLTDEQVLVWTVNEINPNSSEWFQKIIINGKESILKVDTGSEVNILNSSDFKNLNIDYKMLENTNSSLSSYTGHVINVVDNDKQKSLLGLKAARDFQIVCDQPSVSMIDNNETNHIINSYKSIFSGVGKVNRYFNKTLSSDAVPFISGTRKIPLAIRSQVKDKLDDMVRKNLIVPVSEPTEWQNPIVVVPKNKGSDIRICMDPVYLNKYVKRERFPIPTQDTLFAKLSGANYFTLLDASSAFLQLPLNYESSLLCTFTTPFGRYRYLRLPYGLTCAPEIFQKYMSELLDNHQISNIGISPDHDKTEAITKMTPPSNKKELQRFLGTIVYLAKFIPNLSEHTSPLRCLLSSKNEWHWGHNEQACFDKLKNLVASATTLHYFNPDKKTILSVDASPYGLGAMVSQDGFPIEFASVSLTPTQRRYNHIEKELLGIVLPELKSGQQILLQEKKRKWNPGVVMAKKGSRDYMVKVNDTAYRRNRHYLRPVRSEAQQHANANCEQAYVKTSHENDIVTTGRTSMGNMRAVLCPDVPDDTRDCKTNNTIKDIDVPSTSNRTSPINDINVPSTSYSSTSPGLKTSRSGRVIRPPDRFTY